TGTACATTTCAGGGAACCTGGTTCTGAGCATAAGGAAGACTGGTATACAGGGAGCTGTGCTGCTGCAGCCGGTGGTATTACAACAGTTTTTGATCATCCGAATACCATGCCTCCCACAATTGACAAGAAATCCTTTAAGCAAAAACTCAAGATGGCAAATCGGAAATCGATTGTTGATTTCGGGATAAACGGTGGGGTTACGAAATCCGTTGACAAACTTCCTGAACTATGGAAGTTGGGTGTGAGTGCATTTGGTGAAATATTCATGGCACAGTCAACGGGTGGTTTGGGTATTGATGATGAAATATTCCACGAAGCAATGAAATCAATTAGCAATCTGGGCGCAACTGCCTGCATACATGCAGAAGATGAGGAAATTCGTCTCAAGAATGAATCCATTCTGAAAAAGGATTTTTCATTTGAATCCCATTCACGAGCCAGATCAAATCTGTGTGAAGGTATTGCTGTCAAAAAAGCCCTCGATGAACTCAATAAAACCGGTGCTAAAGGACATTTCTGTCATATCAGCACGATGGAGGCGGTGGGTCAGATCAAAAACCAGAAGCTTTTAAATTCGGAAAAAGGAGCAGGGCACCTGACGGCTGAGGTTGCTCCGCATCACCTGTTCCTCTCGACAAAAGATTGGAACAATCTTGGAGTTTTCGGGAAAATGAATCCTCCTCTTAGGGACAGGCGTAGTGTGAAAGCATTGGTGAATGCTATTAATGATGGTACTATCGACATGATAGCCTCGGATCATGCTCCCCATCGTGAATTTGAGAAAGAGGGGGATATTAAATCCGCACCATCGGGAGTTCCGGGAGTTGAGACTCTTCTACCTTTAATGCTTGTAGCCGTGAAGCGTAACCTCATTCCTCTTGGTCGTATGATAGATCTGACCAGCGCTGCTCCCGCAAGGACATTTGGGCTGGACAGGCATGGCAAAGGCTCTTTTGCTGAAGGTTTTGATGCCGATCTGGTAATTGTTGATCCACGCCATGTTCGCAAAATAAAAGGCGATGATTTACATAGCAAGGCCGGTTGGACTCCATATGAGGGTATGGATGGCATTTTTCCTGAAGTTACCTTTTCAAGAGGAGAAATTATCTGGGAAGAAGAGATTATTGCGCAAAAAGGGCGTGGTGAGTTCCTAAAAGGTGCGGGTTTTCCTGAAGAAGACGATGAG
The window above is part of the Methanohalophilus levihalophilus genome. Proteins encoded here:
- a CDS encoding dihydroorotase — translated: MSDFLITNTRVFYNNILQPGEILIEDGKIKRIAKDLKGENVDQVIDAEGALTLPSGIDVHVHFREPGSEHKEDWYTGSCAAAAGGITTVFDHPNTMPPTIDKKSFKQKLKMANRKSIVDFGINGGVTKSVDKLPELWKLGVSAFGEIFMAQSTGGLGIDDEIFHEAMKSISNLGATACIHAEDEEIRLKNESILKKDFSFESHSRARSNLCEGIAVKKALDELNKTGAKGHFCHISTMEAVGQIKNQKLLNSEKGAGHLTAEVAPHHLFLSTKDWNNLGVFGKMNPPLRDRRSVKALVNAINDGTIDMIASDHAPHREFEKEGDIKSAPSGVPGVETLLPLMLVAVKRNLIPLGRMIDLTSAAPARTFGLDRHGKGSFAEGFDADLVIVDPRHVRKIKGDDLHSKAGWTPYEGMDGIFPEVTFSRGEIIWEEEIIAQKGRGEFLKGAGFPEEDDE